The Pangasianodon hypophthalmus isolate fPanHyp1 chromosome 2, fPanHyp1.pri, whole genome shotgun sequence genome window below encodes:
- the pcif1 gene encoding mRNA (2'-O-methyladenosine-N(6)-)-methyltransferase yields the protein MTSENHSTIKGDSGMIMSPTGSSAQAPPLTPSTSKAIQDLPEELVQAGWAKCWSKRENRPYYFNRFTNQSLWEMPVLGQHDVISDPLGLNAAPASGDGTGEAGLGNGQRKRRPSEDTSSGAPNSFKRPKVEIPVTPTTPTIPISPSTPGAKPWNSTLDEKQAQPSTPAPAPAPYRPSVIYWDLDIQTNAVIKERAPFNYLPPHPEIELQRAQLTTKLRQHYHELCYQREGIEPPRESFNRWLLERKVMDKGVDPLLPSECEPVISPSMFREVMNDIPIRLSRIKYKEEARKLLFKYAEAAKKMIDSRNATPDSRKVVKWNVEDTMNWLRRDHSASKEDYMDRLEHLRKQCGPHVTAVAKDSVEGICTKIYHISAEYVRRIRQAHLNLLKECNITVDGAETAEVQDRLVYCYPVRLSIPSPPQPRVELHFENDIACLRYKGEMVKVNRGHFNKLELLYRYSCIDDPRFEKFLSRVWCLIKRYQVMFGSGVNEGSGLQGALPVPVFEALNKQFGVSFECFASPLNCYFKQFCSAFPDIDGFFGSRGPFLSFSPVSGSFEANPPFCEELMDAMVTHFEELLENSSEPLSFIIFVPEWRDPPTPALTRMETSRFRRHQMSVPAFEHEYRSGSQHICKREEMYYKAIHGTAVIFLQNNAGFAKWEPTSERIQELLAAYKISGRSLSSPGPSSSSSSGSGDRDSKQSYERSASLEAPGGRESSSPAPEASNI from the exons ATGACGAGTGAAAACCATAGTACCATAAAGGGAGACTCGGGCATGATCATGTCCCCAACTGGGTCCTCAGCTCAAGCACCACCCCTCACGCCCTCCACCAGCAAAGCCATCCAGGAcctgccag AGGAGCTGGTTCAGGCTGGATGGGCAAAATGCTGGAGCAAGAGGGAGAATCGGCCATACTATTTTAACCGTTTTACCAACCAGTCGTTGTGGGAGATGCCGGTCCTGGGGCAGCATGATGTCATT TCTGATCCACTGGGCCTCAACGCAGCTCCTGCTTCAGGTGATGGCACAGGGGAAGCCGGACTGGGCAATGGGCAACGTAAGAGACGCCCCTCAGAGGATACTTCCTCGGGGGCTCCTAACAGCTTCAAGAGGCCAAAG GTTGAGATTCCTGTAACTCCAACCACTCCCACAATCCCGATTTCACCAAGCACCCCTGGCGCAAAGCCCTGGAACTCCACCTTAGACGAAAAACAAGCCCAGCCTAGCAcccctgctcctgctccagcCCCATACCGGCCCTCTGT AATCTACTGGGATCTGGACATTCAGACCAACGCAGTAATTAAGGAGCGGGCTCCATTTAACTACCTCCCTCCTCATCCGGAGATTGAGCTACAGCGTGCCCAGCTCACCACCAAACTCCGCCAGCACTACCATGAGCTGTGTTACCAGCGTGAAG GGATTGAGCCACCACGGGAGTCATTCAACCGCTGGCTGTTGGAGAGGAAGGTGATGGATAAAGGAGTGGACCCCCTGCTGCCCAGCGAGTGTGAGCCTGTCATCTCTCCCTCCATGTTTAGAGAGGTCATGAATGACATCCCCATCAG GCTCTCACGCATTAAATACAAGGAGGAGGCCAGAAAGCTGTTATTCAAGTATGCAGAGGCAGCCAAGAAAATGATTGATTCCAG AAACGCCACACCCGACAGTAGAAAAGTTGTAAAGTGGAATGTTGAAGATACAATGAACTGGCTCAGGAGAGACCACTCTGCCAGTAAAGAAGACTACATG GATCGTCTGGAGCACTTGCGGAAGCAGTGTGGTCCTCATGTGACGGCTGTAGCTAAGGACTCAGTGGAGGGGATTTGCACTAAAATCTACCACATCTCAGCCGAGTATGTGCGCCGAATCCGTCAGGCCCACCTCAACCTGCTGAAAGAATGTAACATCACAG TGGACGGGGCAGAGACTGCAGAAGTGCAGGACCGGTTGGTGTATTGTTATCCAGTTCGACTGTCGATTCCGTCGCCACCGCAGCCCCGTGTTGAGCTCCACTTTGAGAACGATATCGCTTGTCTGCGCTACAAAGGAGAAATGGTGAAGGTTAACCGTGGCCACTTCAATAAACTG GAGCTCCTTTACCGGTACAGCTGTATCGATGATCCAAGGTTTGAGAAGTTTCTGTCCCGTGTGTGGTGCCTTATAAAGAGATACCAG GTGATGTTCGGATCTGGTGTGAATGAAGGCAGTGGCCTACAGGGAGCACTTCCTGTGCCAGTGTTCGAAGCGCTCAACAAACAGTTTGGAGTCAGTTTCGAGTGCTTTGCCTCGCCGCTCAACTGCTACTTCAAGCAGTTCTGCTCAGCCTTTCCTGACATTGATGGTTTCTTTGGGTCTCGAGG GCCATTTCTGAGcttttcacctgtcagtggctCATTTGAAGCCAATCCTCCATTCTGCGAGGAGCTCATGGATGCCATGGTCACACACTTTGAA GAGCTACTAGAGAACTCTAGTGAGCCGCTGTCTTTCATTATCTTTGTTCCTGAATGGCGTGACCCCCCGACCCCAGCACTGACACGGATGGAGACCAGTCGCTTCCGGAGGCACCAAATGTCAGTGCCAGCGTTTGAGCATGAATACCGCAGTGGCTCTCAGCATATCTGCAAAAG agagGAGATGTACTACAAAGCCATCCACGGAACAGCAGTCATCTTCCTGCAGAACAACGCCGGCTTTGCTAAATGGGAACCAACCAGTGAGAGAATTCAGGAGCTGCTGGCTGCATATAAGATCTCGGGACGGTCACTGTCCTCTCCTGgaccttcttcctcttcttcctccggTAGTGGAGACAGAGACTCCAAACAGAGCTATGAGCGCTCTGCAAGCCTGGAAGCCCCTGGAGGCCGTGAAAGTAGCAGCCCTGCACCTGAAGCATCAAacatttaa